The nucleotide sequence tattttgaatatttgttgatataactgtaaaatatttttttaacaattagcagttaaacatgtaaaagtcaaaaagcaaaaaaataccCCTAGATATCTATAGCGtcaaaagcatttttttacattgttcacatatattatttttttagaatttatattagaattttgtttgtttttctcaACCTAACaactaactaaaaaaactaaacattttttttgcttaAACAGCTGAATATTCTATCAGTATAAAATagccaattatttaaaaaaaaatcaattggcAAAAATTATGTAGatcctatataaaaaatataaaaaaaaatttaaataattttattttctatcaagAATAATTGGTACATTCTGCACCTATTCGTTTTTAAAGTTGCAACCCTATCTAAGACTAATACTActactttaaattttgtatgtttgtaacaaaTGAACTTAAAACTACTAgaccgatttaaaaaaattctatagaactctatttctatattatatttttaaaataaatgcccAGCCAGGACAGGCcttaattactatataatatcattACTTAGGTTAAGATAGTTTTGGAGAAAATCTACTTAACTTACCTACTTAATAAATTCAGGCGACACACGTAAAACCAAGACCAATGAACGTCTTAAACCGACACTCAATACGTAATATATGCTGTCAATGAAGCGtgtctacttttattataccTAGTGTTGTAcaatgtacataatatgttagACGTACCATAATCACAGTCTATGGACACATACGTTACAAAAGCCATACAGATCGTTGCACATGAGATTGGTTTTTTATTGGTTAGCCAAGGTCATGACGTTGCAAATAAATTGAGACAGGCATTGAAGTATGCAACACATTAAAATCAGTTGTGAGATGAGTGTgttgttgtttaaaaatttctttgcAAATTCCAATCCTTGCAGTCTACCGATTTTTATCTCTCTAGAACGTACTAGACATCGTATCTCTACTATATTTTGTTCTTGTGATATGTACTTGCAGGCACTCACTAGATTTATGAATGTGATACACTATagtcaagattttttttataattatatagagcACGTATaacttaaatagaaaatacattttttaaaaggaaaaaagatTTAATCTGGCATTCAGCGGTTCGTTatctattttactaaaaactttCTATCACTAGAAGTTCAATATACTGTTAAAGCGGGCATAAATGTATTATCTGTGTCCTCTTTTTTCATTGttcttataattgttattgtaaaaactaattaGGGTGGCCTAAATTTAATGCgtcacaatttaaaaatttaaaatattctatgtatttatttacctacttaatacttataaaGTATTTGTACATTCTCATTATCGATTAGAAAAGAGAGATTAAatgaagtgtatttttttatatttttaatatgaaaattatagaaCTAAGGTTGTATTATACAGacattaatatagtatatatatatatatatatatatatattatatatatatatattaatatgtacataagtacTTACTTTACTGTTATTTTACTGGTGGTCAATACTATATGAATTCACaaggaaaaaaattaacttaaattatagaaaatgtataaaattataatttgcgaCCAAGTTAACatcaacatttaataataattaacattttttacattattaaactaaatttttttttattaaaagtacactTTGTAAACAAGCATATTACAAATTAGATAGTCCGAGATCCCACTGCAGGATTGGTGCGTTCatcgagtttttgtttaaaaccaaatttttatgtttatttataattaggagaatatattatattctctaGGTTGCCTATCATAATTTGGccgccaatatttttaattaaattattttgaattgatttttggtaaaagattacgttcatttaatttttaaatgaattaatatgaAGATTCTAAAAAATCACGGTTGCCGTTGCGCACATGGCCGCACCTCTTTGCAGCCAAGTGTAAACAGGTATgatttcgatatatttatacgtttataacggatatctattaattatatgtcaaattgaagctaatttttttctattaattttcatataagggTGCCTAATTATATCTGGCCGCAAATAAGGGTTGCTGGCGGttaaagatgataaatatttgaggtaGAGTGAAAGAGAGTTAGCGCGTAACGCGTTTGTCACCAACCCGGCAGTGGGATCTCGGACCAAGAGGATTATATTCAAGATAATAGTGCTTCGAATCATGCTGGTCCTGCTCCATAGTACAATCATAGccttgacaaaatcaattgCTTGCggatctaattttacatatacatatttgttattttttgttgtataaaactacaaatgtattattttatgtttatctcacatgctgttttattgtttttttattactgtttaatgtatattattctatggtttcgatatttgtaaatatatgagGAACATATTGTATACTAaccatacaataataatagaccagtatagtaattttattctgggagtacattgtcttaacatataattatttaactacagtttacaattattgtaagttttattttaaaagagtaagtgttgagattcttgcccattcttctctacacgaaactaccttttggaaggggcaactagaatcaatttatatcttatttatcGTTCTAAAGTGCCATTTGGAAATtggaattttgaaataaattatttgactgattgattgaattaatttttacctaataaattattaccagGAATAAAATTGTCTGTGTAAAAGACTTTGTCATTTGTTGGCTGTACTCTGTAGTTGGTAGCTGTCAGTTGTCTATATCAACTTGATCAATCGCTAGTtttgcatttttgtttgtCATTCCCGTGAATAGAACACTTGAAAGTTTATGAGTCGCTGACGAAAAAGTAAAAGGCCTAAATCAAAAGTCttctaacataatataaaaactaaaccaatgtaagtacatatttttacctccaaaatgaatatattataactttattaacctGAAAATACCGTTTTGCAGATGTTTCTAACGCGTTCAGAATACGACCGCGGTGTTAATACCTTCAGCCCTGAAGGTAGGCTGTTCCAAGTTGAATATGCTATAGAAGCAATTAAGTTGGGTTCCACTGCAATCGGCATTTGTACGTCTGAGGGTGTAGTATTGGCGGTTGAAAAAAGAATCACATCACCTTTGATGGAGCCGACAACAATTGAAAAGATCGTTGAAGTAGACCGGCATATCGCATGTGCTGTTTCCGGGCTTATGGCGGATTCAaggtaatataaaagtaaaacctTACATTCCTTGTTATTTGCTTTCAATttacttagattttttttttattgttttagaacaTTAATTGAACGAGCTCGCGTAGAATGCCAGAACCATTGGTTTGTATACAATGAAAGGATGAGTGTTGAGTCCTGTGCTCAAGCTGTTTCCAACCTGGCTATTCAATTTGGAGATAGTGATGATGATAGTGGTACAGCCATGTCTCGACCATTTGGTGTAGCTGTTATGTTTGCAGGTATTTAAAGCAACAttcattttcaataatataatgttcttAATGAAAGGAAGAATTTTCCTAAAAAACTCACTAACGCCGATATTTGTTATAGGCATTGATGAGAAAGGACCACAATTATTCCATATGGATCCAAGTGGTACATTTGTGCAGTATGATGCTAAGGCAATCGGCTCAGGAAGTGAAGGAGCTCAGCAGAGTTTAAaggttattttatgtttcaaatattttatcagtGGACTACCATAACCTCTCATAAAGAATgtcaaattaatatcaaattcagatattttattttaaactactagtttttcagtatttataataataataatagtatattttatttatttacttatttacagtgatattactttatttcaaGTAAGATAGCtaattatcttataaatatattatcctTTTATGTTTGTAGGAGGTGTACCACAAGTCC is from Pieris rapae chromosome 7, ilPieRapa1.1, whole genome shotgun sequence and encodes:
- the LOC110995133 gene encoding proteasome subunit alpha type-5, giving the protein MFLTRSEYDRGVNTFSPEGRLFQVEYAIEAIKLGSTAIGICTSEGVVLAVEKRITSPLMEPTTIEKIVEVDRHIACAVSGLMADSRTLIERARVECQNHWFVYNERMSVESCAQAVSNLAIQFGDSDDDSGTAMSRPFGVAVMFAGIDEKGPQLFHMDPSGTFVQYDAKAIGSGSEGAQQSLKEVYHKSMTLKEAIKSALTILKQVMEEKLSESNVEVVTMTPGSMFHMFSREQLAEVIKDIP